A window of Costertonia aggregata contains these coding sequences:
- a CDS encoding TonB-dependent receptor, which produces MTKFSVLSAFLCLFTTCNTTFSQVTISGEINDTSGTLISSALVLLKPINVSVISNDKGFFEIKSVNQGIYQLVVTHIGLKTYSETIEVKDKNLSYSLILEDDPLNLQNIVVTGNFEPRLQLESSTAITTIGSKDIQENFPRGTAALLQAIPGTFVDAAAGEVFTRVYSRGISASAEDDMGWYYTSLQEDGLPVSLVQHSYYSPDLFHRVDITAKKLEAIRGGSASVTSLNGPGGIYNFISQEPTDSFSGKVQIQGGFQGEGNPTSRIDAIWGGPLGNNWSFNVGGHYRRDDGARNTPFIFSKGGQIKFNLVKKYSNGFIKFYGKILDDFTNRYTGVAATNWDNPEAAFGQNFNSTALLMPSFSSNIPDGRRLDEGATNKFDPSQGVHAQDRAFGVNILQNLGKDWTLRFNLKHSHKNANWQTSISNAFVSLNNPLAYFISGAQFPIGEVVFRDTATGSEVARLNNSGILAGESFEYTGEGSLPNDGIMGTASWLKQTSADEWFNQTTLHKKINNHNLSFGLSGGLSNTSLYTQGSFGFVTYEPNPRMLQVTLENTGQPVIALSDENGLSNYGGLFFDDSRAKVSQFAFFANDRWQITEPLYFDLGLRYETINHSGNKDRSTPFQQEGGADGDPLTDYDNSLLVPTGETDDFDFTYDYLSYSTALNYKFSNKVSLFTRFSKGNKAPELNYYFNNFSNVPINRKGEIQKITQFELGLKYNRINFSSTTTLFLSKLKNVAIADFAFDQDSNSIFYTPVQFNNSRTIGIEFENAYTPFSFITFTLNGALQHGKATKWTVYNANNSINTDDDIVLDFSDNKLPFNPNIMFNLGMEYYKKKVNAFVRWQFMGEREGNISNAFQLASYSIFDTGFGYAITSQIRLDLLTTNIFNSKGLANFFGENSFGANANGVTNDFITANPDTSFVVVPVLPRGLLLKVGYEF; this is translated from the coding sequence ATGACCAAGTTTTCGGTGCTTTCAGCATTTCTATGTTTATTCACTACATGCAACACAACTTTCTCGCAAGTAACCATTTCTGGCGAAATTAATGACACCAGCGGCACTCTAATATCTAGTGCTTTGGTGCTTTTAAAACCCATAAATGTATCTGTAATATCAAACGACAAGGGCTTTTTTGAGATAAAATCTGTAAATCAGGGAATCTACCAATTGGTAGTAACGCACATTGGTCTTAAAACTTATAGTGAAACTATTGAAGTAAAAGATAAAAATCTATCCTATTCATTAATCTTAGAGGATGATCCATTAAATCTTCAAAATATTGTTGTTACGGGCAATTTTGAACCTAGATTACAGTTAGAATCCAGTACGGCGATTACAACCATTGGTTCAAAAGATATTCAAGAAAATTTCCCAAGAGGAACCGCGGCTTTATTACAAGCTATACCCGGTACATTTGTTGACGCAGCCGCAGGGGAAGTTTTTACCCGAGTGTATAGCAGAGGGATTTCAGCATCCGCGGAAGACGATATGGGTTGGTATTACACCTCATTACAAGAAGATGGGCTACCGGTTAGTTTGGTCCAACATTCTTACTATAGTCCAGATTTGTTTCATAGAGTGGACATTACTGCGAAAAAGCTCGAAGCAATTAGAGGCGGGAGTGCAAGTGTTACTTCCCTTAATGGGCCTGGTGGAATTTATAATTTCATTTCTCAAGAACCAACAGATTCTTTTAGCGGAAAAGTACAGATTCAAGGTGGTTTTCAAGGTGAGGGCAATCCTACATCAAGAATTGATGCAATATGGGGCGGTCCATTGGGAAACAATTGGTCTTTTAATGTAGGAGGTCATTACCGAAGAGATGACGGTGCAAGAAATACACCCTTTATCTTTAGTAAAGGAGGACAGATAAAATTCAATTTGGTCAAAAAGTATTCCAATGGTTTTATTAAATTCTATGGGAAAATTCTTGATGACTTCACTAACCGATATACCGGAGTTGCAGCTACGAACTGGGATAATCCTGAAGCAGCTTTTGGACAAAATTTTAACTCTACCGCTCTATTGATGCCAAGCTTTTCGTCTAATATACCAGATGGTAGGAGATTGGACGAGGGAGCTACCAATAAATTTGACCCATCTCAAGGGGTTCATGCGCAAGACCGTGCATTTGGAGTAAATATTTTACAAAACCTTGGCAAAGATTGGACATTGCGTTTCAACTTAAAACATTCGCATAAAAATGCGAATTGGCAAACTTCTATAAGTAATGCATTTGTTTCTTTAAATAACCCGCTAGCCTATTTTATCTCAGGAGCTCAATTTCCTATTGGAGAAGTGGTTTTTAGAGATACAGCCACAGGTTCTGAAGTGGCGCGTTTAAACAATAGCGGTATTTTAGCAGGCGAATCTTTTGAATATACAGGAGAAGGAAGTTTACCTAATGATGGAATTATGGGTACTGCATCTTGGCTAAAACAAACGAGTGCCGATGAATGGTTTAATCAAACTACTCTTCATAAAAAAATAAACAATCATAATTTATCATTTGGACTTAGTGGTGGATTATCTAACACCTCATTGTATACACAAGGTAGTTTTGGTTTCGTGACCTACGAACCAAATCCTAGAATGCTACAAGTAACATTAGAAAACACTGGGCAACCTGTAATTGCATTATCAGATGAAAATGGATTAAGTAACTATGGTGGCTTATTTTTCGATGATTCTAGAGCAAAAGTTAGTCAATTTGCTTTTTTTGCTAATGACAGATGGCAAATTACGGAACCTTTATATTTTGACTTAGGCCTACGCTACGAAACAATAAACCACTCAGGTAATAAGGACAGGTCAACACCTTTCCAACAAGAAGGAGGAGCAGATGGTGATCCTTTGACCGATTATGATAACTCTCTTCTGGTTCCCACTGGAGAAACAGATGATTTTGATTTTACCTATGATTATTTATCCTATTCAACTGCTTTAAATTATAAATTTTCTAACAAGGTATCTTTATTTACAAGGTTTTCGAAAGGAAATAAAGCTCCGGAACTCAACTACTATTTTAATAATTTCTCAAATGTTCCTATCAACAGAAAAGGAGAAATTCAAAAAATCACACAATTTGAACTTGGGTTAAAATATAATCGAATAAACTTTTCATCTACTACCACTCTATTTCTAAGTAAACTAAAAAATGTTGCAATTGCCGACTTTGCCTTCGATCAGGATAGTAATAGTATTTTTTATACTCCCGTTCAATTTAATAATTCCAGAACTATAGGTATAGAATTTGAAAACGCCTATACTCCTTTTTCCTTTATTACTTTTACGTTAAATGGTGCTTTGCAGCATGGTAAAGCTACTAAGTGGACGGTTTACAATGCCAATAACTCAATTAATACCGATGATGATATTGTTTTAGACTTCTCAGACAATAAGCTTCCTTTTAATCCCAACATAATGTTCAATCTAGGCATGGAATATTATAAAAAGAAAGTGAATGCATTTGTTAGATGGCAATTTATGGGAGAACGAGAAGGTAATATATCTAATGCCTTTCAGTTAGCATCATACAGCATTTTTGATACAGGTTTTGGTTATGCTATTACCTCTCAAATAAGATTGGATTTATTGACTACAAATATTTTTAATTCAAAAGGTCTGGCCAATTTTTTTGGAGAAAATAGCTTTGGTGCAAATGCAAATGGTGTTACTAACGACTTTATAACAGCTAACCCAGACACAAGTTTTGTTGTCGTGCCCGTACTACCTCGGGGTCTCTTACTTAAGGTAGGATATGAATTTTAG
- a CDS encoding glutamate synthase subunit beta: MGKITGFLEFDRKVEAYAPVEKRVKNYREFTIPMKEKELKEQGARCMDCGIPFCHSGCPLGNLIPDFNDAVYRGKWEKAASILHSTNNFPEFTGRLCPAPCEEACVLGINEDPVSIENIEKNIVETAFEKGWINAQPPKKRTEKKIAIVGSGPAGLAAAQQLNRAGHHVTVFERDEKPGGLLRYGIPDFKMEKNVIDRRLNVLKEEGIKFKCSTHIGVDMKAEELKNDFDAIVLCGGATVRRNLSIKGSHLNGVVQAMDFLPQNNRRIDGIKKFENEILATDKDVIVIGGGDTGSDCIGTSIRQGATSVSNFEIMPMATTDRPEDQPWPFWPMRLRTSSSHKEGAKRFFSISTKEFVGDKDGNLKGLITSEVEWIRQPGQRPILKEIEGTEKEWKCELALLAMGFTGSEMTIAEQLGLEADTRTNIKASESNYMTNVPGVFVAGDQRRGQSLIVWAISEGRQAAYHVDKFLMGESALPLKNEGDLPRV; this comes from the coding sequence ATGGGAAAGATTACAGGATTTTTGGAATTCGATAGAAAAGTAGAAGCATACGCTCCAGTAGAAAAGCGAGTGAAGAATTATAGGGAATTTACCATTCCTATGAAGGAAAAAGAACTGAAAGAACAAGGTGCACGCTGTATGGATTGCGGCATCCCATTCTGCCATAGCGGTTGTCCTTTAGGGAATTTGATTCCAGATTTCAATGACGCCGTGTATCGTGGGAAATGGGAGAAAGCAGCGAGTATTTTACATTCTACAAATAACTTTCCCGAATTTACGGGAAGACTCTGTCCCGCTCCCTGTGAAGAAGCATGTGTTCTGGGAATCAATGAAGATCCGGTTTCTATAGAAAATATAGAAAAGAACATTGTTGAAACTGCATTCGAAAAAGGTTGGATCAATGCTCAGCCACCCAAAAAAAGAACCGAGAAAAAAATCGCTATAGTTGGGTCGGGGCCCGCAGGTCTAGCGGCTGCACAACAGTTAAATAGAGCAGGTCACCATGTAACGGTTTTTGAACGGGACGAAAAACCAGGCGGATTGTTACGTTACGGTATTCCAGATTTTAAAATGGAGAAAAATGTAATCGACAGAAGATTAAATGTTTTAAAGGAAGAAGGCATTAAATTCAAATGCAGTACCCATATAGGTGTAGATATGAAAGCGGAAGAGCTAAAAAATGACTTCGATGCCATTGTTTTGTGCGGAGGAGCAACTGTACGAAGAAATCTTTCCATAAAAGGCTCACATCTTAATGGAGTTGTACAGGCTATGGATTTTTTACCTCAAAATAATAGACGTATAGACGGAATCAAAAAGTTTGAAAACGAAATTTTAGCAACGGATAAAGATGTTATCGTCATTGGCGGAGGCGATACGGGTTCGGATTGCATAGGTACCTCTATCAGACAAGGTGCCACATCGGTTTCCAATTTTGAAATTATGCCCATGGCAACAACTGATCGTCCTGAAGACCAACCTTGGCCGTTTTGGCCAATGCGCCTTAGAACAAGCTCTTCCCATAAAGAAGGTGCTAAACGCTTTTTCAGCATTTCTACAAAAGAATTTGTTGGTGATAAAGATGGAAATTTAAAAGGTTTGATCACATCCGAGGTCGAATGGATTAGACAACCTGGTCAACGCCCCATTCTAAAAGAAATAGAAGGAACTGAAAAAGAATGGAAATGTGAACTGGCCTTACTTGCAATGGGGTTCACCGGTTCTGAAATGACCATTGCGGAACAATTAGGCCTTGAAGCCGATACTCGAACAAATATCAAGGCATCCGAGAGTAATTATATGACCAATGTTCCCGGAGTATTTGTTGCAGGTGATCAACGAAGAGGGCAGTCATTAATCGTTTGGGCGATTTCAGAGGGTAGGCAAGCAGCATACCATGTAGATAAATTTCTGATGGGAGAATCAGCGTTACCATTAAAAAATGAAGGTGATCTACCTAGAGTTTGA